DNA sequence from the Eptesicus fuscus isolate TK198812 chromosome 7, DD_ASM_mEF_20220401, whole genome shotgun sequence genome:
GGCCTGGAAGGGCTGCTCTGCTCTCTACTTCCTTCTgaccacactcccctccccccattgccaAGGCAGGAAAAGATCCCTCTGCTCATGAACCATGGGCCACTTACAAAGGTTGCATATGTGCTCCCAGAATCCCTATTGTCCTGCAGACATCTGAGGCCAGAAAGAGCCAGGAGCAAGCCAATATCTCCCCTTTTAATAACCCTCCAAACCCAGTGTCACAAACTAGGGGAGAGCTGGCATGAACCCCAGAGCCAGGGTGTGATGAGCTCTGGTCTAGTGAAAACTTGAGGGACCAGCAAGCCCTCCCAGCAGTAATAACCAGAGGCCAAGAGAACTGGGGGGGAGCACTTGGCCTAACCCATGGGAAAAGGGACACGTGACCTCAGGACGAACTCTGAGCTGTCTGAAACAGCACGGGCCCGCCAGGCAAGAGCTGTGTGCACACTTCCTGGCAGAGCGGCAGCCTCACCCTGCCCTTGCCAACAGGGCCCTCCCGACCACCCTGGTGTGGAGACAATTGTGGGGAGAGGACAAGAGCCTGTGACCTGATGCCCACCCAGGCCCCTCCACTGGCCAGGCCGGTGAGTGGCACAGCTCTGGAGCTGACCCGGCTCCCATTAGGACGGCAGAACTTCCATCCTCCACTTTGTtcgaaaactttaaaaaataagaaggggAGGAAACCCGTCACCCCTGGAAAAAGCAGTATCCTTCAAACAGCCCCGCCCTGTAGTCCACGGAGCCACAAGGAATCACGCAGAGAATCCAGAACACCATTTCCGGGAAAGAAGTTGGTTTGGAGCTGAGGTTAGGGGCAGAGACAATCTGAACAACACAACCTACCTTGGAGAGAAGATGGAGGGAGAAGAAACACTACAGGAAATGTTAACGTACAGAGCACAGGGTAGGACACATCACAGGAAGGCGGGTCTGTCCAGTGAGGAGCTCTTACCCCCGCCTGGGGCCTCCAGTCCAACGGCCCATTGGTCACAAGCTTTGCTTTGGAAACAGAaccaccctcctgcccccgctCTGGCTGCCCGGCTCCCCCGCTCAAAGTTTGATTTTGAATTCTGTGGGCTGTGTGGTCACAGAGGCCCCCGAGGACTTGAAGAGCGCCTTCAGGATGGTGTCGGGGTCCACCTCGGCCGGAGGGTTGGATGAGGCGGCAGAGTTGGCCCTGCGAGGCAGCTCACTCTCCTTTCTCACCGAGGGGCTGTCACTCAGCCGTCTGTGAGCAGAGAAGAGTCAAGATCCTTGTCAGTTTCCCATAGACGCAGAGGGGCCACCGTTGACTGATCTGTTACAAGCCAGGCCCCGAATGTAGTGCCCTGTGGCCTGCATCTCACTTCACCTGCAGCAAACCTACCACCTGTCTTGTTTGCTGAGGAGGCGCAGCCTGCTGTCGGCTGGGGTGTTAGTTCAGAAAACAATACACATCCCTCAGGGGTGGTCACACACATATCAGCATGTTATGTATTCTGAGAATTCTcgaagtaaagaaataaatttaactctGTTTAgcccaatggttctcaaacttcttAGGTCATAGGACACACACTTTTCGGAATACCACTTAGTCCTGGAAGAAAGCTTAAGAAACTTGTCCAAATCACACAATTCAATATCCAGGGTTCACATTCTGGTCTTTCTAAATTCCAGTCTACTCCAGGCCTGCCCGCACTACCCTGCCCGCCTTGGCGCATCTAACATCCTCCCCAGGTCCCTGCCTCCTTGTCTATAAAAGGACCGTCTACACGTGAGGCACCACAGTCCTGTGCCCGGCACGTACGCCCAGACGTGCGACACAGAACGAGGGCAGCAGCCAGCACCGTCTCCATCAGAGTCAATCACAGGAGGTGGGGCTCCCTGTCCCCTTGGACAACACACCCAGTTTTGCAAAGAGGGACACATCTGGCCCGCTCTCCACTTTCTTCTCAAGCGTTTCTAGATTATAGGCTGGGAACAGGTTTAATGCCAGCCCGTGAGGCCGATCCCCTGTGGAAAAGGCGAGACAAAGCTAagcaccctgcctgcctgcctgcctccctgtccGCCAGAAGAGCACAGGAAGTGGGATGGAGCTGTGTGCAGGCCCTGTCCCCGTCAGGATAGAGGCCATCAGGCAGAGTGAGTGTGGAGAAAGCTCCtcccgccccagcagggctgcctTTGGGACTTACAGCAGGATGGGCTGGTCGGAGGTGATGACGTTCCCATTCATGTGAAGGTTGCACTTCATTGGCTGCCCTGCAAAACCAAGAGAGAAGGCTCTGCCACGAGACCACAGCCCTTCACACCAAAGGACAAGGCTGCCACCTTCATCACGGGGCTCAAACACCCACCACTGGCAGCTctcgctccacactggggatggagctgctaGGTTCGGAAGCAAAACCCAGGGACTAAGAAAACCCCAGTGTGTGAGGTCCATGAAACCTCGGCAATAACAGCACCGAGAAGCAAACTGGCAACAGACCTTGCTTCACACCGGAGGAGAGGGGAGCGGAGAACCAGGACTCGGTGAGAAGCCATCCAACCTGGCTTGTGAAGCAATTAGTAAAGGAAAATGTTATGCTATGAAATTAAGTGCAAAGAGGATTCAAAAGTATATGTACAGGCTTCCACTTTGTCTATGAAGGATGAATTGTACTGAGTACTACACTCCCAGTGTACATAAAATGTGACAGGGAgaataacaaaaaagaataagataaaaaaaattttttttgatgtaaacattaaaaacacaacAGCACAAAAAGAGGGGATGGAGTCATAGAGAagtgacgtttctctctctcagtggAATGAAGTTAGTATTAATCTGAAATAGATTCTGATATATTCTATCTACTGGAGATTAGATTCAAAGATACAAAAAGGTTGAAAGCAAAAGGAGATATTTATCACCCAAACAGCAACCCTAAGAAACGTGAAGTGGCTACATGAATATCAGCTAAAATAGACGTTAAAACGAAAAATGTTACTAGAGACAAAGAGGGATGTTTTGTAACTGATAAAAGGGTCACTCCACTAGGAAGAAAACAATTAGGACACTGATAAACATTTGTGAAACTAACAAAAGGCTCAAACACATGAAGCAAACGCTGACAGAAGTGAAAGGAGAAGTAAACAAACAATAGTTGAAGGTTTCAGTCCGCACGTCCAGTATGGACAGAACAACAGGCAGAAGGTGAACAAAGAAACAAGACTTGCACAACATAAATCTACTGGACCCAACAGAGCTAAACACTTATTGTCCCACACACCCAGGGGAAAATGTGGAAAACTCACAAATATatggaaattaaacaaaacaacccTAAATAACCAATgggtcaaaaaagaaaaacactaggtaacttagaaaatactttgagatgaatgaaaataaaaacacaacatatcaaaacttatGAGATGTGGCTAATGCAGTGCTGAGAGGGAAATATATCGCTctaaatgcatatgttaaaaaaggAGTGAAAAGACAAACTAAATATTGGGAGAAATTATTGACAAACCATTTATCTAAGAGACCTATATCAAGAATACATAAAgagccctggcccgtttggctcagtggatagagcgtcggcctgcggactgaagggtcccaggttcgattctggtcaagggcaaataccttggttgcgggcacatccccagtggggtgtgtgcaggaggcagctgatcgatgtttctctatcatcgatgtttctaattctctatccctctcccttcctctctgtaaaaaaccaataaaatatatatatataaaaaaagaggcaaccaatcgatatttctcttcctttccctctctcttccattctctctaaaaatcaatggaaaataccctcgggtgaggataaaaaagaacatatatattaaaattttaaaaaagataaataataaaataaactcttaaaaaaagaatatataaagaactcttacaactcaataagacAATTCAAAAAGTGAGCAAAGATTCCGAATACACGTTTCTCTAAGGaggatacacaaatggccaaaaaGCACATGACAAGATGCTCACCATGATTAgttactagggaaatgcaaaccgaACTCCCGGTGACCGTGCTCTCTTAGTCTCTGCCCCTCCACTGCAAGCACAGGGCCTCGCTCCACAGTAAGGACTCCACACCCCGAAAGCACAAATGGGCGGACAGGAGGACCGCGGCGGACAGCGTTCCTCTCTAGGCCGCCCCGAGATGAATAGCGGGGAATCGGCACTCAGTGAAATCAGTGGTTTACTCACTAGAAGCAGAGCTCACCGGGTGCCAATAGTTAGACGAGGCTCCAGGCCATTAAGGAGGCTGTGTCCTAGCACTGAGCAGACCAACAGCTAGCAGGGGGAGGCTACGGCCCACACAGCACTGCCGAGACTCCTCAAGAGGACCAGCCACGGAGCAGGTGTTTCCCTGCCAGCTCAGCACCACCCAGAGACTgcacctccctgcctgctcttGGTGCACAGAAGGCCCCAGCGGGTGACCGCACCAGGGTGCCCTCCCACCCGCTGCAGAGGGAGGCTTGCTCTGAAGGCCTGCTGCCCGGCAGTAAGCAGTGAGGATGGGAAGGGGAAGTAGCTGCTTTCTCCCGACTTACCGTCCAGACACCGGTTGTTATATTTCTTATATGCGGTGATGGCATCATCCTTCTTCACAAAAACCACCTCTGCTACCCCCGGATGGACCAGCCGAGCCCGCTTCAGGGCTCCACATACACAGAAAAGCTCCTGCAAAGCAGAGGGGATAGGGTTAGCGGACAAGTTCAGGCCACCATCCTGCCTGCCATTCACACACTGTGAGGGCTCTGGGTTGACTGCACTATGGCGGAATATGCCCACGATTTCAGGGAAGCTCCATTCTAGGTGGTGTTCTTGGGATATCCACCGGCCTCAGCATGGACCAGAAGAGGGGACAAGCTGTGCAGAAATGAGAAATGGGCCTGAGCTTACAGTTATGGGTCGTGTGACATTCAACAAGTCATGCCCAAAGTCCTCCTGCCTTGGTGCCCACTTCCTTCCTCAATGGGGATCATAGTTATGGAATTTCCCTGAGAACTCTGGCAGGAGAATGAATGTGTAGGCTTATCAAATAATGACAGTGGCTAGTATGTCGCACAGGAATCTGTTAGAAATAAATTCTGGAGCTCTACGTAGAGTGACTATTCCACTGACACAGAAGTGGTTGGAGATGGGAAATTCTGGCAGGGCACAATACTTACAACAATGTCCTCCTCGGTGACCCTAGGGTGTAGGTTATTCACAGTCATCTTGGTCCCTTCCAAAGGGCTGAGGACAGGCTGCCACAGACAAGAGTGTTACCAGAAGGCAGAGAACAGCTGTGCTCAACAGCAGAACTCACTCTAGGCAAGTGACCTGGAGGCCCACCTCCTATCGGAGACCTCAGCGCCCATCATGCCCGCTCCCCATGCTAAGGGATGGAGCCTCTTGCTTCCATTAAGCAGAGCCCTCTCAGGCGTCtgtgcctctgcctggaatgccacTATTTCAAGACCCACCCAGCTCAGCCTTCCCAGCTGTGCCCAGTGGACTCAGCTGCGCTCTCCTCAGCGCCCCAGCAGCTCTCTGAGCACAACTGTTGTATCACCAGACACAGGCGGTTTCCCCCACTCGCCTGCGAGCTCTTTGCGCTCAGGGGCCGCTGGGTCTCGgtttgctcatttgtaaaatgggggtggcAACGCCTACCTCAGAGAGGCGCTGTGAGGACGCAACAGGGTACATACAGcacactgcccactgcccacccagcACAGGCTGACTCTCAACTGGTGTGGTCACTTCCACTTCCACTTCctcaccttcaccttcaccttcaccttcacctcacCTCTGCAGGCGGCAGCTCTCTGGGGGAATCCTCCTTGTTCACTAGTGTCCGGGACATGTTGGTCAAGGCTTTTGTCCGAAccgaggaggggagagcaggagcTGTGTATGCATCATTCTGAACCACTTTGGTGAGAGGGGGGGCCTTGGACATGGAAAGCTTGGAACTGCTCAGCCCGGCCTAAACGAAGAGGCAGACAGGAACCTGAGAGGCCAGTGACTTGAATGCCCCGTTAGGGACTGACAACCGCCACCCCTGAGGCCCCCACCGCTTCCCAATTCCATGAGTGGCCTGAAGCCAAAGGCTGCCGGTGACATCCCAGGGAAGGTGCAGAAGGGGAAGAAACACACAGCCTGCACACGCGCTCACAGGAGCCACTTTCCAGGGTGAGCAGCCCTTGGCGAGAAGCTGACACGCAGCCCTGACCAGGATCCACAGGCTCACTCATACCGTTTAGACCTCCTTTACCTgaacgaggcatgcggcctgctggccacgagtttgacatgctttagACTTATAAAAATCCAATTTGGGGCTGGTCAGAAGGTCAAAGGCTTGGGATCAAGTACATTTCCACATATGCTTCCATCACAATGGACTGATCAGCTCCAGGCTGGCTGGGCCTAAGAACCCACTCCTCAGAAGGCCCAGACTCCCGGTTTTCTGGTCCCTGTTCCGGCACCAGACACAGGCCTGGCCCTAGCAGCTCCCAGAATGTCAGGGAACACGCAGACCTCCGTGATGTTCCCGATGTTGCTTTCTTTCCTGTGCTGCATGGATCTGACCAGTATCCTAGTTTAGCAAGCTTTTCTTGCAAGACTGCACTGGTGGGTAAGGTTCAGATTGTTTTGCTAACCCACTAACCAAGGGAATCCAGATTTAAGAACGGGAGAAAGGGGAACACGTAGAATGCCTGCTGCAAATGAAAGGACATGGATTCCTCCTGCGGGGTCACCATGTTTCTCACGAAGCGTCTCAAACCTGAATCAATGGGGAGCTGTAGCTCTGCACCTCACGACCTGTGGGACCTCGAACAAGTCACTAGACACTCGGGCCTCAGTATTGATAAAATGAGGGGTTGGACTAGTTCCAGTTCTGGAAATCTTAAGACCCAAATGAAGAAATATCTCTGAGTCGAAAGGCCAATTCTCCACCACCTCTACCATCCAACTAATCAGACTCACACAGCGAGTGTCggcaaaacacaaaacaccctaCCATGTGGTGGAGAAAGCTGCTGGAGGCGGTCAATTTCGTCTGTTTACTAGGAATGGGAGTTGCAATGTCATCATCTTCATCCAGGTCAtataaattctgaaaataaatcaatataagCTAACGTGGCATACAGGCTGCCAACAGCATTTGGAGCGAGGACAGCAGGGAGAGGGCTGCTGGAGCAatggaggtggagggagaagcGGCGTGTGGGGTGCCTGAGGAGCTGAGTGAGGCTCCAGTCCTGACAGGTGGCTCCCCGCCCACAGGGGCAGATAAAGTGCTGCAGCTTCCAGGTACATCCTTCCTACAAGTGGACAATGCCTAGGAAGAGTCCCCAAAATGGCTGCTTATATCCTTTGGCTTGGAAAGCCCCGCCCTGGCAATCTGGCCTCTGGAAACAAACCCAAACCCTAGAAAGAACGCTGTCCACAAAGATGTTCAGAGAGTTTCTAACAGTGAAAAGTACAGTAAAATGGTTTAAATCAACTGGAATGTCAGCTCAATGGTTTATGTGGTTATAAACCAATTAATTGCCACGcctccaaaatggaaaccatcccgcttgcgtctatagacgcttatggcatataaagggttaaaaatgttgtttacaataaatgtaaatacagaaaaatgcttgagttataaagtgaaaaaagaatGATACAAAATTGGATTAAGAATATAACCacaggatgtgagggcgatctggctgcgacatctgtcaccccattgatcaccagggttgattcggctgatctggctggctaggcgggtgtcccctcctccctcaccgatccatgtgcgtccctcccgaagctgcgcgctcggtcgaagaggacgaccttccccccagaggagaggaccgtcttcggtcaagggtatacgagtagctgcgctcccctgctagaacctccaaacaagctctcaagaaTATAACCACAACTATAACTAtgcaataattaaataataatgccatttaaaaaacagGAAGGAACAGGGCAGAATTTCAACAATGGTTAGCTTAgga
Encoded proteins:
- the POLDIP3 gene encoding polymerase delta-interacting protein 3, whose translation is MADISLDELIRKRGAAAKGRLSVRPGVGGVRSYVGIQQSFLSQPARTATFQQKFDARQKIGLSDARLKLGVKDAREKLLQKDARFRIKGKVQDAREMLNSRKQQSMAPQRPHQVADAREKLSLKRSTPASFMSPPIGTVTPALKLTKTIQVPQQKAMTPPHAHPAGMRINVVNNHQARQNLYDLDEDDDIATPIPSKQTKLTASSSFLHHMAGLSSSKLSMSKAPPLTKVVQNDAYTAPALPSSVRTKALTNMSRTLVNKEDSPRELPPAEPVLSPLEGTKMTVNNLHPRVTEEDIVELFCVCGALKRARLVHPGVAEVVFVKKDDAITAYKKYNNRCLDGQPMKCNLHMNGNVITSDQPILLRLSDSPSVRKESELPRRANSAASSNPPAEVDPDTILKALFKSSGASVTTQPTEFKIKL